AAGAGCGCGCGCGCGTCCGAGAGCAGCCGGTCGAGGCCCTTGGCCGACAACAGCGACGGCGTGCCCCCGCCGATAAAGATGGTATGCACGTGCCGTCCCCAGACGAGCGGCAACGCGCGTTCGAGGTCGGCGCGCAATGCGTCGAGATAGCGTTCTTCGGGGAACGTATCGTCCTTCCACTCGTGCGAGTTGAAGTCGCAATACGGACACTTGCGCACGCACCACGGGAAATGCACGTACAGCGAAAGCGGCGGCAGCGACGTCAGCCGGATGCTTCCGGGCGACGTGAACGCCTGCACGATGTTGATCGTCTTCGGTCCGCTGCTCACGCGAGTTCCTTCAGTCGTTGCAGCAAGTCGCGCAATGCAAGCGCCCGATGGCTCACCGCGTTCTTGCGCGCGGGGTCCAGTTCGGCGGCGGTCGCGCCGAGCGCCGGCAGAAAGAAGTACGGGTCGTAGCCGAAGCCGTGCGCGCCGCGCGGCGTGTCGATCACTTCGCCGTGCCAGCGGCCTTCCGCGATGAGCGGCTCGGGGTCTTCCGCGTGACGCACGAGCACGAGCACGCAGAAGTAATACGCGCGGCGGTCCGCTTCGTTCGCGAGATCGGCGACGAGCCGCGCGTTGTTCGCGGCATCGCTTTTTTCGCCGCCGTGCTTCATCGCGTAGCGCGCCGAGTGCACGCCGGGCGCGCCGTTCAGCGCGCGCACGCAGAGGCCGGAATCGTCGGCGAGCGCAGGCAGGCCGGTCAACGCCGACGCGTGACGCGCCTTCGCAAGCGCGTTTTCGACGAACGTCGGATGCGGCTCTTCGGCTTCCGGCACGCCGAGTTCGCCCTGCGCGATCAGTTCGATGCCCGCGGCATTCAGAAGTGACGCGAACTCGCGCAGCTTGCCCGCGTTGTTCGACGCGAGCACGACGCGGCCGATGCCATGCCCGATGCCATGTGAATCAGACACCTTCGATCTCCAGCGCGGCCTTTTGCTTCGCGATCAGCGCCTTGATGCCGCTGTCGGCGAGATCGAGCAGCGCGTTCATCTCGTCGCGCGAGAACGGCGCGCCTTCGGCCGTCCCCTGTACTTCGACGAAGCCGCCCGCGCCGGTCATCACGACGTTCATGTCGGTATCGCACTGTGAGTCTTCCTCGTAGTCCAGGTCGAGCACGGGCGAGCCGTCGAAGATGCCGACCGAAATGGCCGCGACGAAATCCTTCACCGGCGATTGCGCGATGCGTCCGCTCGCGAGCAGCTTCGTCACGGCATCGTGCGCGGCGACGAACGCGCCCGTGATGCTCGCGGTGCGCGTGCCGCCGTCGGCCTGAATCACGTCGCAGTCGAGATGCAGCGTGCGCGGGCCCAGCACGTTCAGATCGAACACGGAACGCAGCGCCCGGCCGATCAGCCGTTGAATCTCCTGCGTGCGGCCGGTCTGCTTGCCGCGCGCGGCTTCGCGGTCGCTGCGCGTGTGCGTCGCGCGCGGCAGCATGCCGTATTCGGCGGTGAGCCAGCCTTGCTCGCGTCCGGTGAGAAACGCCGGCACGCGTTCGGCGATGCTCGCCGTGCAGATTACTTTCGTATCGCCGAACTCGACGAGCACCGATCCTTCCGCGTGCTTCGTGTAATGCCGCGTGATGCGCACGTCGCGCAACTGGCTCGCGCGGCGGCCGCTCGGGCGGGCAATGGAAGGCTTGAGCAGGGGAGAGTCGGTCATGGTGAGCGAGGAAAGAAAGAGTCGGGCGCGATTCGAATGTCCGGTGCGCCAGGTGGTGCGATTTTATCGTCAATCACCGGGCGGCGTTGCCGGTCGCGGAATGCGCGGCGCGCGTTCGGGCGGACGGCGCGCGCGGTAAAAATGGGATAATGCGGGTTCATCGCCCGGCGGCCAAACGCGTGCCAATCCCAGCGCACCTTCATTCGCGCCGGGCGTTTCGTTGAACCGGCCTTCGGCAAGCGAAGGCGCACATCGCGAGACGTACCATGATCTACAGCATGACAGGCTATGCCAGCGCGACGCGCGAAGTCGCAGCGGACGGCGCGGGCGGCGCAGGCGTCGGGGTATCGGTGGAATTGCGCACGGTGAATTCGCGCTTTCTCGACCTGAACTTCCGCATGCCCGAAGACGTGCGCGCCACCGAGCCGCAAATGCGCGAAATGCTGATGACGAAGCTCTCGCGCGGCAAGGTCGATATTCGCATCAACCTGAATCGCGTCGAGCAGACGGCCAATGCCGGCGCGCTCAATCGCGACGCGCTCACGCAACTCGCCACGCTGGAGCGCGCGGTGCTCGACGTCTTTCCGGATGCCGAACGCATGCGTACCGGCGAAATCCTGCGCTGGCCGGGCGTGCTCGCGGAAAGCTCCGTCTCGCAGGACACGCTGCGCGAAGCGGTGCTCGCGTGCGCCAAGCAGGCGATCGCGGATCTCATCGAAGTCCGCGCGCGCGAAGGCGCGGCGCTCGCCAATGTCCTCATCAACAACGTGACGGAGATGGAAGCGATCGTCGCGCGCATCACGCCGCTCGTGCCCGAACTGATCGCGAAGCATCAGCAGAAGATCGTCGAGCGCCTGCAGGACGCGCTCGGCATCGCGACGTCGGACAACGCCACGACGACGAGCGTGCCGCGCGATGAAATCGCCGAGCGCATTCGTCAGGAAGTGACGATGTACGGCATTCGCATCGACATCGCGGAAGAGTTGCAGCGCTTGAGCGCGCATCTCACGGAAACGCGCCACGTGCTGCAAAAGGGTGGCAAGGTCGGCAAGCGGCTCGACTTCATGATGCAGGAGCTCAATCGTGAAGCGAACACGCTCGGCTCGAAGGCGGCTGCCAAGGAACTCGCGGATGCGTCGATGACGCTGAAGCTGCTCATCGAACAGATGCGCGAACAAGTACAGAATCTGGAGTAACGCTCGATCATGCCGAACACCACGCACCGCTCGCATAGCACGTACACGGGCATTTATCCCGGCAACCTGTTCATGGTCGTCGCGCCGTCGGGGGCGGGCAAGTCCACGCTCGTGAACGCGCTGCTCGCGCAGGACCCGGCCATTCGCCTGTCCGTCTCGTACACGACGCGCGACCCGCGCCCGGCCGAGACCAACGGCGTGCAGTATCACTTCGTGTCCGTCGACGAATTCATGGAGCGGCACGACAAGGGCGAGTTTCTGGAAAGCGCGGAAGTGCACGGCAACTACTACGCGACCTCGCGCCTGTGGATCGAGGACCAGATGAAAATGGGCCACGACGTGCTGCTCGAAATCGACTGGCAGGGCGCGCAGCAGGTCAAGAAACGCTTTCGCAATGCGGTCGAGATTTTCATTCTGCCGCCTTCGCTGGATGCGCTCGAAGACCGCCTGAAGAAGCGCGGCCAGGACGCGCCCAACGTGATCGTGCGGCGGCTGCTCGCGGCAGGCAGCGAGATGGCGCACGCGTCGGAAGCGGAGTATGTCGTGATCAACGAGAATTTCGATCGCGCGCTCAACGAACTGCGCTGTCTGGTTGCCGCTACGCGCCTGCGCTTCACCTCGCAATACGCGCGTCACACGCAGCTTTTCGTCGAGCTCGGCATTCATCCCACGCACCCGCAATGACGCGAGCGGTGGCCGAGTCGTATCGGTCACATAAGGTAGAATAAAACCCACATCGAGAAGGATACAAACATGGCCCGCATCACTGTCGAAGACTGCCTGAAACAAATTCCGAACCGCTTCGAGCTCGCGCTCGCGGCAACGTATCGCGCGCGTCAGCTCGCGCAAGGACACACCCCGAAGATCGAAAGCCGCGACAAGCCGACCGTCGTCGCGCTGCGCGAAATCGCAGCGGGGCAGGTGGGCGTCGAAATGCTGAAGAAAGTGCCCGTCTGACGGGCGGTTCTTTCGACCTCTTTCACCCGTTTCATCGGTTTCACTTTTTGCAAACCCGGCGCAACTGATGGATAAGCGGCGCGTCAGACGAACACGGAGGCGAACATGAGTCAGACACCGCTGCCCGTCTCCGCTTCAGTGGACCCGGACATCGAGATCGATCAGGATTCGCTTCTCGATGCCGACAAGCCGCACGCGGCGCGCAAGTACATCGACGCGGTCCTCGAACAGTCGTTCCGCCATCTGTTCGGGCCGACCGCCACGCCGGAGCAGCCGCGCAAGCACGACGTCGTTTCCATCGCGAATCTGACGAACGCGCTGGCAAGCTACATCTCCGCCGACGAGATCAAGGAAGTCAAAGCGGCTTTCCATTTCAGCGACGAAGCGCATCTCGGGCAGTATCGCCAGAGCGGGGAGCCGTACATCACGCATCCGGTCGCGGTCGCGGAAATCTGCGCGGGCTGGAAGCTGGACGCGCAATCGATCATGGCGGCGCTCCTGCACGACGTGATCGAAGATCAGGGCGTCACCAAGACGGAAATCGCCGAGCGGTTCGGCGCGAAGGTCGCGGAACTGGTCGACGGCTTGTCCAAGCTGGACAAGATGGAATTCCGCAACCGCGAGGAAGCGCAGGCGGAAAACTTCCGCAAGATGCTGCTCGCCATGGCGCGCGACGTGCGCGTCATTCTGGTGAAGCTCGCCGACCGGCTGCACAACATGCGCACGCTCGGCGCGGTGCCGCCGGAGAAGCGTCGGCGCGTGGCGCGCGAAACGCTGGATATCTACGCGCCGATCGCGCATCGGCTCGGCCTTAACAACACGTATCGCGAGTTGCAGGACTTGAGCTTCGCGAACTTCAATCCGAACCGTTACGCCACGCTCGAAAAAGCGGTGAAGGCGGCGCGCGGCAATCGGCGTGAAGTGGTCGGCAAGATTCTCGAAGCGGTGCAGCGCACGATCGCGGACGCGAAGATCAGCGCCGAAGTCACCGGCCGCGAAAAGACCATCTACAGCATCTACAAGAAGATGCGGGACAAGCAGTTGTCGTTCTCGCAAGTGCTGGATGTGTACGGCTTTCGCGTGGTCGTGGAAAGCGCGCTGGAATGCTATACGTGCATCGGCGCGCTGCATGCGCTCTACAAGCCCGTGCCGGGCAAGTTCAAGGATTACATCGCGATTCCGAAGGTGAACGGCTATCAGTCGTTGCACACCACGCTCGTCGGGCCGTTCGGCGCGCCCATCGAGTTCCAGATTCGCACCCGCAAGATGCACGAGATCGCCGAGGCGGGCGTCGCGGCGCATTGGCTGTACAAGAACGGCGGCGCGGATCTGAACGACGTGCAGAAGCGCGCGCATCAATGGCTCAAGTCGCTGCTCGACATTCAAAGCGAAGCAGGCGATTCCAGCGAATTCCTCGAACACGTCAAGATCGACCTGTTTCCGGACGCGGTCTACGTGTTCACGCCGAAGTCGAAGATCATGCCGCTGCCGCGCGGCGCGACGGCGCTCGACTTCGCGTATTCGATCCACAGCGACCTCGGCAATCAGTGCGTCGCGGTCAAGATCAACAACGAACTGCTGCCGCTGCGCACCGAGTTGAAGAGCGGCGATATCGTCGAAGTGATCACCGCGCCGTACTCGAAGCCGAATCCCGCGTGGCTCGGCTTCGTGCGCACCGGCAAGGCGCGCTCGGCCATCCGCCACTATCTGAAGACGATGCGCCTGAACGAATCCGTGCAGCTCGGCGAGCGGCTCGTCGATCAAAGTCTCAAGGGCTACGGCCTCGCGCTGTCGGACGTGACGCCCGAAGTGTGGGAAAAGCTCGTGCTGTGGACCGGCAACAAGACGCGTCAGGAAATCTTCGCGGATATCGGCCTCGGGCGGCGCGTGGCGGCCGTGATGGCCAAGCGCATCGAAGTGTTGATGAACGGCATCGCGGACGACGAGGATCATCCGCATCGCGAGCACCACAACACCAATACCGCGCCGCCCGTGGTCATCACGGGTACGGAAGGCATGTCGGTTCAACTGTCGCCGTGCTGCCGCCCGATTCCCGGCGACGACATCATGGGCTATATCGGCATCGGGCTCGGCATGGCGATCCACACGACCGAATGCCGCGTCGCGCAGCGCATCCACCGGCGCGATCCGGGGCGCTGGATCGACGTGGCGTGGGCGCCGCAGCCGGGGCGTCTCTTCGACGTCGCCGTGAAGGTGCTCGTGAAGAATACGAAGGGCGTGTTCGCGCGCGTGGCGGCGGATATCACGTCGGCGGACGCGAACATCGTCCACATCGCGATGGATGAGGACGTCTCGCAGGAAGCGAAGCTGCTGCGCTTCGTCATTCAGGTGAGCGATCGCGTGCATCTTGCGAACGTGATGCGTCGCGTGCGCACGAATCTGGACGTGATGCGCATCGCGCGCGAGCGTCCGAGCGACGAGCCGCATCATCGCAATCAGGACGGCGGCATGCGCATCGACCGGGAACGCGCCGACTACTGATCCGGCGCGGGAACGCGGCGTGCATGCGGTCGTCAGTCGACCGAAAGCATGGAGAGCGCCGATATGAATACATCCGACCTCGAAGGCCCCACGCTCGATTACTGGGTGGCGCGCGGCCTTCACGACTTCATCAGGGAAATCCACTTCACCGACAGCGGCACGACGCTCTCGATTCGCGGCAATGACCGCGGCAAGGCGTGGGACGGGCGGTTTCTGCCGTCGACGTCGTGGGAGGCCGCCTCTGTCGTCCTGGAGCGCGCCTGCCGGCTCGAAATGAGCGACGTGGGACGCGGGGAAGTGGAGTGCACGGCGACGTTCGGCAAGGACGGCGAGCCGGTGCACGCGCGGGGGCCGTCGCTGCGCGTGGCGCTCTTGCGCGCGTTCGTGCGGCATTCGTTCGGCGATACCGTCGAGGATGTCTACCTGCGGCATCCGCAGACCTTGCTCGGCACGCGCGCGGAAGCGATCAGCGAGCCGACGGCGTTCATTTCGGCGGAGGACGTGCCGGCGCCCAACGCGCGCATCGGCGATATCAAGTCGCCGCCACGGCCCTGACGGTCAGCGCAGCGAAACGCGCGGCCAAAACAAAAAGGGCCTTCCGGATGGAAGGCCCTTCAAAAGTGGCGCGGCTGGCAGGATTCGAACCCACGACCCCTTGGTTCGTAGCCAAGTACTCTATCCAACTGAGCTACAGCCGCACGCAAAACGGTACTACTACTCGTGACTTCAACGCGCTTTTGGTTAAGCGCTTGGTGCGCCGCTTGAAAGCGAAACACCGGAATAAGTGGCGCGGCTGGCAGGATTCGAACCCACGACCCCTTGGTTCGTAGCCAAGTACTCTATCCAACTGAGCTACAGCCGCACGCAGAAGCGGAATTATAGCCAAGCCTGTTTGAAAAGGGAAGAGGCGTTGACCGAAAAGTGGCTGAGACCGGCGAGCGTCGTGGTAAGTTGACGATTACACGCCTCTACACACTCAGCGCGCAATGCGCGGAATTCCGGAATCGGTTTGCACCATGAACAAGGCATTTGTAAAAGAATCGGACGAGAGTGACGACGATCTCGAACTGGCCCAGCCGGATGTGCCGGCCGGCGCGAAGAACTACATCACGCCTGCAGGCCATCAGCGGCTGCGCGACGAGTTGCTGCAACTGCTCGACAACGAGCGCCCCGAAGTGGTCAAGCTCGTGTCGTGGGCGGCGTCGAACGGCGATCGCTCGGAGAATGGCGATTACATCTACGGCAAGCGGCGCCTGCGAGAGATCGACCGACGCATCCGCTTTCTGACGAAGCGGCTCGATCTCGCGGAGGTCGTGGATGCGCGCAAGCAGGAGAACGTCGATCAGGTCTTCTTCGGCGCGACGGTGGACTACGCGGGCGACGACGGCATCGTGCATACGGTGACGATCGTCGGCGTCGACGAGGTCGATCTGGACCGTGGGCACGTGAGCTGGATCTCGCCGGTCGCGCGGGCGCTTTTGAAGGCGCGTATCGGCGATACGGTGCCGCTGCACACGCCGGCGGGCGTGCAGCAGATCGATATTCTCGACGTGCGGTATCCGCGCTAGTTCGCGCGTCGCGTCGGCGTACAGACGAAAAAAAGCCGCTCCGAAGAGCGGCTTTTTGCCAAGCAGAACTGCAGTCGAGGCTTAGAAGCGGTGACGAACGCCAACCGTTGCCGAGACTTGGTTTTCCGTCGACGACACGCCAACGCCGTTGATCGTCGCGCCCAGGTTCGTGCCGTCCGTGCCGGACACGTGCTGGTATTCGCCCTGCAGGTACACGTCCGTACGCTTCGACAGCGCGTATGCCGTCTGCAGATCGACCTGGTGCCACTTCGGCGCCACGCCGTCGATACGGCTGTTCGTGTACGTGTAGTTCGCTGCGAGCGACAGAGCCGGCGTCAGGTTGTAACGGCCGTTGACTTCGTAGTTCGTGAAGCGGACGTGACCGTTGGTCAGGTTCAGCGGCGCGGCGCCTTGCGTGCCGACCGAGCTGATCTGCGTCGCGTTGTCGAGCATCGTCTGCGTGAAGACGAAGCCGACCGTCGCCGGGCCGAACGCGTAGTTGATGCCGCCGCCGAAGATGCGCTGACGGCCTGCAACGAACGGAGCGTCGTTGCTCACTGCGCCGCCGGCTTGCAGCGGGTTGTTACCGTTGTTCAGTTGCAGGTAAGCGCCCGCGATGTTCAACGGACCATAGTTATACGACACGCCCGCGCTGTATTCGCGGTTGTTCGAGAAGCCGCCAGCGGCGTTCGAGAAGCCGTACTGCGCGCCGAACTTCAGGCCAGCGTAGTTCGCGCTCGTGTACTTGACCGAGTTGTTGACGCGGAACGTGTTGGTCAGGTTGTCGTTATCGAACGGGTGGGCGAACTGCGTGCCGCCGTATTGCGTGCCCGTCAGAGCCAGAGGCCCGAGGAAGTCGACCACGGAGTCATATTGACGGCCGAGAGTCACGGCGCCGAACTGGTTGCTCGACAGACCGACGTATGCCTGACGGCCGAACTCACGGCTGTTCTGACCGGCTTGGCCGTTCATGATGTTGAAGCCGTTCTCCAACGTGAAGATCGCCTTCAGGCCGCCGCCCAGGTCTTCCGAACCGCGCAGGCCCCAACGGCTGCCGTTGACCGAGCCGCTCGTCGCCTTCCAGTTGCTGTGGCCGTTCTGATTGTTCGTGTAGGTGATGCCCGCATCGATCAGGCCGTAGAGCGTGACGCTGCTTTGCGCGTGAGCGGCGGTAGCGAAGACGCCCGTGAGGGCTGCGACCATGAGAGTCTTTTTCATCTTTGTAACTCCGAGAGCAGATTGGGCCTAAGGAACCCAGGCTTTGAGGAAACCTCGCTGCGACCGGCTGCGAGAGGCGCGGTCGGAGGAGCAACGTGCCGCAGACGGCGACACATTTGTTTCCGGACCAGACGAAGTGTAAAGACGGCGTTACAGACGGAGCGTTCCACTTCGCGCAATAAATCATTCTCCGATTAGCAATGATCGGAAGAGGCGTTTTTCTTCTTTTATTTCAGTGATTTATCGTCGAATAAAGTGTCCCGCGATTAAGTGTCAACCAATTCGCGTTGCAGATGTGCGACACGGTTTGCGCGCTTAGGCAATCGGACAAGTCCAGAAAAGGGATTGTTGAGGAATCGGCAACAGAAGTTTGCTGCGCTTGAGGGTAATGATTGCGATGGCCGTGGCTATACTGTCATTTCTGCTTTTCGAAGCAGACTTTTTCGTTGACGGAAAAGATCTCCAAACTTTGTCAGCGCGGCCTATCGGTCGCGCTTTTTTTTGCCGGTTTCTCTGCGTGGTGCGCCATCAAAGCGGCTGCAAGCCGACGGCTCGGTCCGAGTCCGGCACCAGGTCGTCGTCCAACGGCGTCGCCCAGTCCTCCATCACGTAGCGGCGGGCGTCCATCGGCGATGCAAGCAGGTTCTGCCAGTGGTCGCCATGCCATCCGGGTTCGAACGCGAATGGCGATATCGACGGCGCATCCGGCGAAATAGACGGACCGACAAGTGATGTCAGCCATTGCGCGAATCGCGTTAAGTGCTTCATCGTCGATCCTCCCGTTCATTGCATGGCATTCTGATTTCGATGATCCTCTCGCGGAGAGAATCGGGCAAGGCGAGTTAACACTTATTCTTTCGAAGCGGAATTCAGAACTTGTGAGACTTAATCGGTCAGGAGTCGACTGGATCGATTAACACGATTAGAGCCGTTGTGTATCATCGCTCCGGATAATTAAGCGAGTCAAAGCAACGACAGATCGGATATTCGCGCTCACGGTTAATGCGAAGTTAATCGGGCTGGCGATTTTAGCGCTCGTCCTTGCGGGGTCACGGCGCACGGGCAACGGCCCAGTGGGCCTGCAGCGTACGGCGGCTCCGGCCGCGCAAGGCCGCGCCGCCCCTACCACGCCGAATTTCCGGACAGTATTCGAGTGTGAATCTAGCGACTCGGGGTTTATACGAAATTGCAAACCACGAAATCCTAGGTATTCCGCAACTGGTCAACGCAGGCCCTCGCCGCTGCGACTCCATAATATCCGGGTAAATCCGTGAAACTACTTACGCTGATACCCTCAAGATATTCGGTGAAATGCCTACGACGCCCGCTCGACCGACGCCTCCGAGATACCAGTGCGTTAGAATGGGCAATTCAGAAAACCCCGTTGCACGGCCAAACAGCCGCCGCATTGCCTCCGATCACGATGCACCCTCAATTCCCTCCCGCGCTCGCACTGCCTTCCACTCCTCTCGTTTTCGTCGATCTCGAAACCACAGGCGGCACGTTCGGCGTCGATCGCATCACTGAAATCGGAATCGTCGAGGCCGGGCCGCAAGGGGTGTCGCAGTGGACGTCGCTCGTGAATCCGGAGCGCCCGATTCCCGCATTCGTTCAGCAGCTGACCGGCATCGACGACGCGATGGTGCGAGCCGCGCCCACCTTCGCCGAACTCGCGGCCGGCTTGCTCGACCGGATGGACGGGCGGCTCTTCGTCGCGCACAACGCGCACTTCGACCACAGTTTTCTGAAGAGCGAGTTCAGGCGCATCGGCATGCGCTTCGTGCCGGACGTGCTGTGCACGGTCCAACTGTCGCGGGCGGTGTATCCGGCCGAAACACGGCACGGTCTGGATGCGCTCGTCGAACGTCACGCGCTCGTGCCCGCCGCCCGGCATCGCGCGCTCGCCGATGCGGATCTGCTGTGGCAGTTCTGGCAGCATCTGCATCGGGCGCACGCGCCCGAGACACTGGCGGAGCACGTGGGCCGGGTGACGCGCCGCTTCCGGCTCGCGGCGCAGATCGACGAAGACACTATCGAGCGCATTCCGGCCGGCTGCGGCGCGTACGTGTTCTTCGGCGACGACGACGCGCCGCTCTATGTCGGCCGCAGCGTGCGCTTGCGTCAGCGCGTGCGTTCGCATCTGACGGGACCGCGCCGGTCAGCGAAGGACCTGCGCCTGGCCGCCCTCGTGCGGCGCGTCGAATGGAAGGCGACGGGCGGCGAAATCGGCGCGATGCTTGCCGAAGCGAAGATGATCGCGACGCTGCAACCATCGCTCAACCGCGCGCCGAATTCCCGTGCCGGTGACGCGCGCGGCATGCCGTGGCCGCACGCAGGCGGCATCGCGATCGAGGAACGCGACGCGGCGAGCGGGCAACGAGCATGGCATGTGATCGACAACTGGCAGTACTTCGGCACCGCCGGGACGCTCGATCAAGCGCGCGAGTTGCGGGGGAAGGGCGAACCTGCGCGTTTCGACTTGGCCATCTACCGTATTCTCGGCGAACGTCTGGCTCGCGGTCTCGCGTTCGTGCCGTTGCGGCAAGATGTGGCGACGAGCTTGACTTTCGAACGTCAGCCGACCGCGCCGACGCCCCCGGCCGCGCACACGTGCGACAACGCGCGCCCGAGCGGCGCGTTCATCGACGAGTCATAACGCGTTACGTGCTTCCAGCGCGCGAGGCTGTCGGCAAGGCGCAGCGGACAGTCATCGGCGTGGCGCATCGGCTCGATACGCGAGAGCGCGGTCAGTAGCGCGCTCGTCAGCCGATCCAGCTTCGGGCGCGTCTCGGTGGCGAGATCGGGCGGCGAACCTTCGGGCGCGGCCTTGAGCGCCCGCCAGTTCGCGAACAGCGCGTTCTGCACGTCCTTGCTCGCGTCGATCTGATCGCGAAAGAACTGCTGCGCGAATTCTGGATCGATGTCCGCGGCGCGCGCGCTTTCGTCCACATGCCGGAGCAGTGCAGCTTCGCGCGGCGCGTCGGTGATCGGCTCGTGGCGCGCCCACTTGTAGCGGGCGACCGGTTCTGCGAGTGCTAAGCGTTGCGAGACCAGTGCGATGAGATTGGTGAACGCGGTGTCGTCGCCGTCCGCTTGCGCGGGCGCGGCGGCCGCGAACAGCAGCGTGCAGGCGATGGTCAGGCGAGAAAGAGGAGAGAGGGCCGATCGGCGCATCGTCTGGGCGGCTCGCAAAAGCGCCAGCATAGCGCAGGCGCGGAGTCGTGCGGGCGGGAGATCGGACGAGCGAAGCCAGGCGTCAGCCCGACTCGTTTCAGAAGGAGAGGGCGTGACGCTTCCTGGCGAGCGCCATATGCGGACTGCGAAGTCCGTGCGCGCCGCGCGCACCGGGCGTCGTCTTCACGACGGCGGCGTGATGGTTCAGCGCGACCGCCTACTTGACCGAAGCCAGCTTGCGCTGTTCGTCGAAGAACGCGCGCACGTGCTCGGGCAGTTCGGTCGCGAGAAACTCGACGGCTACCGGCTCCGGGTCCGGACAATGCACCTTGTCGGGCGTCGGGATTTTCGTCGGTTTGGCGTCCATGGTTCTCTCCTCGGGTGACATCGACATCGATTACTGGCGATTGCGGCTGCCATCTTTCTCGTGCGCCGCCGCAATGACCGATTTAGCTGATCCTCTGATTAAGCATTATCGGTTCGGAGTGGGTTCGGCTTGAGCGCGAAACCGCGGGAACCGATCAAGCATATGACCGTTCGTGCGGCGGTCGGTAATTTGCGCTGATACGCGAGTCAGCTTACTTAAGTTTTAGCAAAAACAACCGCAGTGGACCGAGCCGCTGAGACGCCGGAGAGCCCCGTCGCGCCGGGCTCTGCGCTCTGTCCACGCTAACTCGAAGCCTTTCCTCTATGGATATAACGATACCGGGAAACCTTCGTTGACGCTGTGGTGCAAAGCGGAAAATGGC
The Caballeronia sp. M1242 DNA segment above includes these coding regions:
- the rdgB gene encoding RdgB/HAM1 family non-canonical purine NTP pyrophosphatase, with amino-acid sequence MSDSHGIGHGIGRVVLASNNAGKLREFASLLNAAGIELIAQGELGVPEAEEPHPTFVENALAKARHASALTGLPALADDSGLCVRALNGAPGVHSARYAMKHGGEKSDAANNARLVADLANEADRRAYYFCVLVLVRHAEDPEPLIAEGRWHGEVIDTPRGAHGFGYDPYFFLPALGATAAELDPARKNAVSHRALALRDLLQRLKELA
- the rph gene encoding ribonuclease PH, translated to MTDSPLLKPSIARPSGRRASQLRDVRITRHYTKHAEGSVLVEFGDTKVICTASIAERVPAFLTGREQGWLTAEYGMLPRATHTRSDREAARGKQTGRTQEIQRLIGRALRSVFDLNVLGPRTLHLDCDVIQADGGTRTASITGAFVAAHDAVTKLLASGRIAQSPVKDFVAAISVGIFDGSPVLDLDYEEDSQCDTDMNVVMTGAGGFVEVQGTAEGAPFSRDEMNALLDLADSGIKALIAKQKAALEIEGV
- a CDS encoding YicC/YloC family endoribonuclease, translated to MIYSMTGYASATREVAADGAGGAGVGVSVELRTVNSRFLDLNFRMPEDVRATEPQMREMLMTKLSRGKVDIRINLNRVEQTANAGALNRDALTQLATLERAVLDVFPDAERMRTGEILRWPGVLAESSVSQDTLREAVLACAKQAIADLIEVRAREGAALANVLINNVTEMEAIVARITPLVPELIAKHQQKIVERLQDALGIATSDNATTTSVPRDEIAERIRQEVTMYGIRIDIAEELQRLSAHLTETRHVLQKGGKVGKRLDFMMQELNREANTLGSKAAAKELADASMTLKLLIEQMREQVQNLE
- the gmk gene encoding guanylate kinase, giving the protein MPNTTHRSHSTYTGIYPGNLFMVVAPSGAGKSTLVNALLAQDPAIRLSVSYTTRDPRPAETNGVQYHFVSVDEFMERHDKGEFLESAEVHGNYYATSRLWIEDQMKMGHDVLLEIDWQGAQQVKKRFRNAVEIFILPPSLDALEDRLKKRGQDAPNVIVRRLLAAGSEMAHASEAEYVVINENFDRALNELRCLVAATRLRFTSQYARHTQLFVELGIHPTHPQ
- the rpoZ gene encoding DNA-directed RNA polymerase subunit omega gives rise to the protein MARITVEDCLKQIPNRFELALAATYRARQLAQGHTPKIESRDKPTVVALREIAAGQVGVEMLKKVPV
- a CDS encoding bifunctional (p)ppGpp synthetase/guanosine-3',5'-bis(diphosphate) 3'-pyrophosphohydrolase, whose translation is MSQTPLPVSASVDPDIEIDQDSLLDADKPHAARKYIDAVLEQSFRHLFGPTATPEQPRKHDVVSIANLTNALASYISADEIKEVKAAFHFSDEAHLGQYRQSGEPYITHPVAVAEICAGWKLDAQSIMAALLHDVIEDQGVTKTEIAERFGAKVAELVDGLSKLDKMEFRNREEAQAENFRKMLLAMARDVRVILVKLADRLHNMRTLGAVPPEKRRRVARETLDIYAPIAHRLGLNNTYRELQDLSFANFNPNRYATLEKAVKAARGNRREVVGKILEAVQRTIADAKISAEVTGREKTIYSIYKKMRDKQLSFSQVLDVYGFRVVVESALECYTCIGALHALYKPVPGKFKDYIAIPKVNGYQSLHTTLVGPFGAPIEFQIRTRKMHEIAEAGVAAHWLYKNGGADLNDVQKRAHQWLKSLLDIQSEAGDSSEFLEHVKIDLFPDAVYVFTPKSKIMPLPRGATALDFAYSIHSDLGNQCVAVKINNELLPLRTELKSGDIVEVITAPYSKPNPAWLGFVRTGKARSAIRHYLKTMRLNESVQLGERLVDQSLKGYGLALSDVTPEVWEKLVLWTGNKTRQEIFADIGLGRRVAAVMAKRIEVLMNGIADDEDHPHREHHNTNTAPPVVITGTEGMSVQLSPCCRPIPGDDIMGYIGIGLGMAIHTTECRVAQRIHRRDPGRWIDVAWAPQPGRLFDVAVKVLVKNTKGVFARVAADITSADANIVHIAMDEDVSQEAKLLRFVIQVSDRVHLANVMRRVRTNLDVMRIARERPSDEPHHRNQDGGMRIDRERADY
- a CDS encoding phage protein NinX family protein, translating into MNTSDLEGPTLDYWVARGLHDFIREIHFTDSGTTLSIRGNDRGKAWDGRFLPSTSWEAASVVLERACRLEMSDVGRGEVECTATFGKDGEPVHARGPSLRVALLRAFVRHSFGDTVEDVYLRHPQTLLGTRAEAISEPTAFISAEDVPAPNARIGDIKSPPRP
- the greB gene encoding transcription elongation factor GreB; translation: MNKAFVKESDESDDDLELAQPDVPAGAKNYITPAGHQRLRDELLQLLDNERPEVVKLVSWAASNGDRSENGDYIYGKRRLREIDRRIRFLTKRLDLAEVVDARKQENVDQVFFGATVDYAGDDGIVHTVTIVGVDEVDLDRGHVSWISPVARALLKARIGDTVPLHTPAGVQQIDILDVRYPR